Proteins encoded by one window of Rutidosis leptorrhynchoides isolate AG116_Rl617_1_P2 chromosome 7, CSIRO_AGI_Rlap_v1, whole genome shotgun sequence:
- the LOC139857065 gene encoding leucine--tRNA ligase, cytoplasmic-like: MAETEGGRSTKRRDQLLDMEHEVRKWWDEGRVFDAEASEQFPKEGDKFFGTFPFPYMNGYMHLGHAFSLSKLEFAAAYHRIRGANVLLPFGFHCTGMPIKASADKLRREIERFGNPPQFPKVEAEEVVVSEPEVKPNESNPGNFKSKKGKAASKTGKEMYQWEIMRGYGLSDAEIATFQDPVQWLRFFPPLAVEDLKAFGLGADWRRSFITTDVNPYFDKFVRWQMRKLKQFGKIVKDLRYAIYSPLDGQPCADHDRASGEGVIPQEYTLIKMEVVPPFPAKFAHLEGKKVYLAAATLRPETMYGQTNCWVLPDGKYGGFEINENEVFILTERAARNLAYQRLSLVHEKPTCVVELTGQDLIGLPLRSPLSFNDIIYCLPMLSVLTDKGTGIVTSVPSDSPDDFMALQDLKSKAPFRAKFGVKDEWVLPFEIIPIISHPEFGDKSAEKICIDMKIKSQNEREKLDAAKKVIYKGGFYEGTMVAGEYTGMRVQDAKTLIRNKLLEQGQAVVYSEPEKKVMSRSGDECVVALTDQWYITYGESTWRKAAEQCLANMNLYSDETRHGFEHTLSWLNQWACSRSFGLGTRIPWDEEFLVESLSDSTIYMAYYTVCHLLQKGELFGADTSTLKPQQLTDDVWDYLFLSGPEPKSSEIDLSLLKKMKREFEYWYPVDLRVSGKDLIQNHLTFCIYNHTAIFPEKHWPRGFRCNGHIMLNGEKMSKSTGNFRTLKQAIEEFSADATRFSLADAGDGMDDANFVFETANTAILRLTKEFGWMEEVLAAESALRVGPPSNYADRVFDNEMNFAVKLTEKNYSDYMFREALKSGFFDLQTARDEYRFSCGSSGMNRDLVLRFMDVQTRLIAPICPHYSEYVWKKLLKKEGFVIKAGWPKAEDPDLTLQKANRYLQDSIYNFRKLLTKQATGGKKGKNDKPTVQIKPTTGLIYVNEQYDGWKRECLNILRDKFDTQTRKFAPDQEILQALQNSEVGKTENFKQTLKQCMPFLRFKKDEVMTLGVQALDLKLPFGEIEVLQENLELIKRHIGLEHVEILSATDPNAVLKAGRHASLLKQAPPSPGSPTAIFLTENDMA, encoded by the exons ATGGCAGAGACGGAGGGTGGAAGGAGTACGAAGAGGAGGGACCAGCTTTTGGATATGGAACACGAAGTCCGAAAATGGTGGGATGAGGGCCGTGTTTTCGATGCAGAAGCTAGTGAACAATTTCCTAAAGAAGGAGATAAGTTCTTTGGGACGTTTCCGTTTCCTTATATGAATGGGTATATGCATTTAGGGCATGCATTTTCTCTTTCGAAACTGGAGTTTGCTGCTGCTTATCACAGAATTAGGGGTGCTAATGTGCTTTTACCGTTTGGTTTCCATTGTACTGGAATGCCAATTAAAGCGTCTGCTGATAAACTTAGAAGGGAGATTGAAAGATTCGGTAATCCACCTCAGTTTCCTAAGGTTGAGGCAGAAgaggttgttgttagtgaacctgAAGTTAAGCCTAATGAAAGTAATCCAGGGAATTTTAAGTCGAAGAAAGGAAAGGCTGCTTCGAAAACTGGTAAGGAGATGTATCAGTGGGAGATAATGCGCGGTTACGGATTATCGGATGCCGAAATTGCTACATTTCAAGACCCTGTTCAGTGGCTTAGGTTTTTTCCTCCATTGGCTGTTGAAGATCTGAAAGCTTTTGGATTAGGTGCTGATTGGAGAAGGTCATTTATTACAACAGATGTTAACCCGTATTTTGACAAGTTTGTTAGGTGGCAAATGAGGAAGTTGAAACAATTTGGGAAGATTGTTAAAGACTTAAGATACGCGATTTATTCCCCGTTGGATGGGCAACCGTGTGCTGATCATGATCGTGCATCGGGTGAAGGTGTTATCCCTCAGGAGTATACTTTAATTAAAATGGAGGTGGTCCCACCGTTCCCTGCCAAGTTTGCACATTTAGAAGGAAAAAAGGTTTATCTTGCTGCTGCAACACTTAGACCCGAGACAATGTATGGTCAGACTAATTGTTGGGTCTTGCCAGATGGGAAATATGGTGGGTTTGAAATAAATGAGAATGAGGTTTTTATTTTGACAGAGCGTGCAGCACGCAATTTGGCTTATCAGCGTTTGTCTCTTGTTCATGAAAAGCCTACTTGTGTTGTGGAGTTGACTGGTCAAGATCTCATAGGGTTACCGCTTAGATCACCACTGTCGTTTAATGACATTATATACTGTCTTCCAATGCTTTCGGTTCTTACTGATAAAGGTACTGGGATTGTTACCAGCGTCCCTAGTGATTCACCGGATGATTTCATGGCGTTGCAG GATTTGAAATCAAAAGCTCCATTCAGGGCGAAGTTTGGAGTAAAAGACGAATGGGTATTACCCTTCGAAATCATCCCAATTATCAGCCATCCCGAATTTGGCGACAAATCAGCTGAAAAAATATGCATCGACATGAAAATCAAGAGCCAAAACGAGAGAGAAAAGCTCGATGCAGCTAAAAAGGTTATCTACAAAGGTGGTTTCTATGAAGGCACAATGGTAGCTGGTGAATATACTGGTATGCGTGTTCAAGATGCCAAAACCTTAATCAGAAACAAACTATTAGAACAGGGTCAAGCTGTCGTTTACAGTGAACCTGAGAAGAAAGTCATGTCAAGATCAGGCGATGAGTGTGTGGTCGCCTTAACCGATCAATGGTATATTACATATGGTGAGTCCACCTGGCGAAAAGCTGCTGAACAATGTTTAGCCAATATGAATTTATACTCTGATGAGACCCGTCACGGGTTTGAGCATACATTGAGCTGGTTAAACCAATGGGCATGTTCTAGAAGCTTTGGTCTTGGGACCCGCATTCCATGGGATGAGGAGTTTCTTGTGGAATCATTGTCTGATTCCACCATCTACATGGCTTACTATACCGTCTGCCACTTGTTGCAGAAGGGGGAGTTATTCGGTGCGGACACGTCTACCCTAAAACCCCAACAGTTGACAGATGATGTTTGGGACTATTTGTTTCTTTCTGGGCCTGAACCGAAATCTTCAGAAATTGATTTGTCACTTTTGAAAAAGATGAAACGGGAGTTTGAATACTGGTACCCGGTTGATCTTCGTGTTTCTGGTAAGGACCTTATACAGAACCATCTTACATTCTGTATTTACAATCACACGGCTATTTTTCCCGAGAAACATTGGCCTCGCGGGTTCAGATGCAACGGGCATATTATGTTGAACGGTGAAAAAATGTCAAAGTCAACCGGGAATTTCAGGACTTTGAAACAAGCGATTGAGGAATTTTCAGCTGATGCCACTAGATTTTCTCTTGCTGATGCTGGTGATGGTATGGATGATGCAAATTTTGTGTTTGAAACGGCTAATACTGCGATTTTGAGGCTTACTAAGGAGTTTGGGTGGATGGAGGAAGTTTTAGCTGCTGAGTCAGCTTTAAGAGTGGGCCCGCCTTCTAATTATGCGGATCGTGTATTTGATAATGAGATGAACTTTGCTGTAAAACTCACTGAGAAAAACTACAGTGATTATATGTTTCGTGAGGCTCTTAAATCAGGGTTCTTTGATCTTCAAACTGCTAGGGATGAATATAGGTTTTCGTGTGGGTCGAGTGGCATGAATCGTGACCTGGTATTGCGGTTCATGGATGTTCAAACACGGCTTATTGCTCCTATTTGCCCACATTATTCTGAATATGTATGGAAAAAGCTTTTGAAGAAAGAAGGTTTTGTTATTAAAGCTGGATGGCCTAAAGCTGAAGATCCTGATCTTACCCTTCAAAAGGCCAACAGATACTTGCAGGACTCGATATATAATTTCAG GAAGCTTCTTACGAAACAGGCTACAGGTGGAAAGAAGGGTAAAAATGATAAACCAACCGTTCAGATCAAACCAACAACCGGTCTCATATACGTTAATGAACAATACGATGGTTGGAAACGAGAATGCTTGAACATTTTAAGAGACAAATTTGATACTCAAACCCGCAAGTTTGCGCCTGACCAGGAGATATTACAAGCGTTGCAGAACAGTGAAGTGGGAAAGACTGAAAATTTTAAGCAGACTTTGAAGCAATGCATGCCGTTCTTGAGGTTTAAGAAGGATGAGGTCATGACACTTGGCGTTCAAGCATTGGATCTAAAGTTACCATTTGGTGAGATCGAGGTTCTTCAGGAGAATCTTGAGTTGATAAAGAGACATATTGGTCTGGAACATGTTGAAATCTTGTCAGCCACTGATCCAAATGCTGTTCTTAAGGCCGGCCGTCATGCTTCTTTGTTAAAGCAAGCTCCACCGTCACCGGGATCTCCAACCGCCATATTCTTGACTGAAAATG ATATGGCTTGA